From Amycolatopsis sp. WQ 127309:
GTGCGGCCAGCGCCTCGATGCGGGCGGGCACCTCGGCCGGGGAGTTGGCGTGGAGCGTGCAGGCGCCGCCGTCGTGGCCGGTGTTCAGGGCGGTGAGCAGGGCGCCGACCTCGGCGCCGCGGACCTCGCCGACGACCAGCCGGTCGGGGCGCATGCGCAAGGCCTGGCGCACCAGCTCGGGCAGGCCGACCGCGCCCGCACCCTCCACGTTGGCCGGCCGGGCGACGAGGCCGACGAACTGCGGGTGCGCGGGCTGCAGCTCACCGGCGTCCTCGACGCAGACGATCCGCTCGCCCGGGTCGACGGCGCCGAGGAGCGCGGCCAGCAGGGTGGTCTTGCCCGCGCCGGTGCCGCCGGTGACGAGGAACGCCATTCGCCGCGCCACGACGTGCTCCAGCAGTTTCGCGCCGCTCGCGTCGAACGCGCCGAGCTCTTGCAGTGCGGCGAGGTCGTGCGTGGCCGGGCGGAGGACGCGCAGGGACAGGCAGGTGCCGTTGGCCGCGACCGGCGGGAGGACGGCGTGCACGCGGATGCGCCCGTGCGGGCCGGATCCGGGGAGCCAGCCGTCCACATAGGGCTGTGCGTCGTCGAGGCGGCGGCCGGCCGCCAGCGCGAGGCGCTGGGCCAGGCGGCGGACGGATTCCTCGCCTTCGAAGCGGATTCCGGTGCGGGTGAGGCCGTGCGGGCCGTCCGTCCAGACCTCGTCCGGGCCGGTGACGAGGACGTCGGTGGTCGCCGGGTCGTCGAGGAGCGGGGCCAGCGGGCCGGCACCGACGAACTCGTCGCGGGCCTGGCGGACGGCGTCGAGCACGGCGTCGTGGCCGAGGGCGCCGCCCGCTTCGGCACGGACCGCGGTCGCGACGGCGACCGGGTCGGCTTGGCGGCGGTCGCCGGCGAGGCGGTTGCGGACGCGGTCCACGAAGTCGGTCGTCATGGGTGCACCGCCTTGGGCTGGGAGGGCGGCCGGGGCGGGGAGCTGCGGGGTGGGAACAGCTCCAGGAACTGCTTCACGCTCGCTGTGTTGCGGCCGGCCAGGGTCAGGATCGTCGGGAGCAGGAGGTCACCCACTCGGGTCGGGGATGTCGGCAGACCTGACGTCATCGGGTCGCCGCCCGGGCTTCGCGGCGGGCCACCGACAGGACGTCCGCTGCCGCTGTGGACAAGGGCCCGGTCTGCTTGGCCGGGAACTCGCCGCGCTCCACGGCCGCCGGCAGGCCTCGTTCCAAGGGCATCGAGGCCAGCAGGGGTGGCCCGAGGAGGCCGGCCGTCTGGGCGGGTGAGACTCCGGAGCGGGACCGTCCACACGCGACCACCCCCAGGCGGGCCGTCAGCTCCGACAGCCCGCGCAGCACCTGCTTCGCCGCCATGCACGCGCGGAACTCCACCGGGACCACGAGCACCACCAGGTCGGCCACCGTGACCGCTTCCAACGCCGCGTCACCCAAGGTGCGCGGGAGGTCGCAGACCACCGTGCGGCCCGCGCGGCGGCCCGCAGTGAGGACCGCCGACAGCGACTCCACCCCCGGGCCCTCACCTTCCCGGCCGCACGCCAGCACCGGGAGGCTGCCGCCTCGATGACGGCGCTGGGGCAGCGCGGCGGCCAGCGCCGGTACCGACACCCGGCCGCTCAGCCGGACCTCGGACCAGCGCGGGCCGGGCGTCTTCTCCAGGCCGAGCAACAGATCCAGACCGCCGCCCAGCGGATCGCAGTCCACGAGCAGCGCGCCGCCGGGGTCGCGGTCGGCCGCCAGCGCGAGGGTCGCGGCGAAGACGGACGCGCCCGCGCCGCCGCGGCCGCCGACCACACCGAGCACCAGCCCGGCCTGCTCGGCCGGCGTCTCGACGACGTCCGCGAACGCCCCCGCGAGCTCGGTCTCCTCCTCCGGCAACGAGATCACGCGCTCGACGCCGACGCGGAACGCGTGCTCCCACGTCCTCGGCTCCGGGGTGCCCTTGCAGACCAGGAGGATCCCGCCACGCCGGGGCAGCGAGGGTGGCCGCAACGCCGTTTCCTCGTCGAGGACCACCAGCGGTGCCCGGGCCCACTGCCCGCCGGCCGCGGTCAGGTCCGGGGCGCGGTCGAGCTCGCAGCCCGCCACCGCGGCCACGCGCAGAATCTCGTCGAGCACGGTTTCGTCCGTGGCGACCACGAGCGGTCGTTCCCCCGCCATGTGTTCCTCCCCCGTCGTCGGTGCGGGCCTCGGATGGCCCGGTTCCACCGTCGCGGCGGGGGGCTTGGGGGCACAACGGGTCGGGGGCCGGGCTGTGGACAACCGGGGGGATGTGGACAACTGCCGCCGGGGAACGGCTCGCGCGCCGGTTCTGTCGGTGGGGCGTGGCAAGATCGCGGCGGCACCCGCGTCGCCATAGACCCGACGGGAAAAGATTTCCGGAAAGGCGAATGGCGCGACAGAACCGTCCGGCGATTCGGAACCCGGGCTCGCGAAAGGCGAGCGGGAGGTTAAGAAGGCGGCCCCCGCCAGGGGGGAGGGACGGGGGCCGCCAAGGGTTCAGCCCCGGGGGGTCGGACTGAACCGGCCCGGTTGGACACCGGGCTCCCTCACTGTAACTCCGCCGGACGCCCGGGAGCCCAGCGGGCGAGGCACACAGTTCGGTAACGGCATCGCGCGTCGAAAGTCCCTTCCTGTCATGGATTTTCCGGCGACACGACGCGCTTGTGGTGGATCAACGGGACGCGTCGCGATCAAGCTCTTATCCTGGACACGTGGCCGAACCGATCAGCGCGCCGACGCGCATCCGGAAGCCGGGCCCGGAGCACGCGGTGGCCGCGTTCTTCGACCTGGACAAGACGATCATCGCTTCCTCGAGCGCGCTGGCGTTCAGCAAACCATTGCTGAAGGAGGGACTGATCAACCGTCGCGCCGCGTTGCGCAGCGCCTACGCGCAGCTGGTGTTCTCACTCGCCGGCGCGGACGAGAACAAGACCGAGCGGATGCGCGCGGAGGTCTCCGCGCTGTGCACCGGCTGGGACGTCGCGCAGGTTTCGGCGATCGTGCGGGAAACCCTGCACGACGTCGTCGACCCGCTCGTGTACGCGGAGGCGACGGAGCTGATCGCGCAGCACCGCGAAGACGGCCACGACGTCATCGTGCTCTCGGCGACCGGCGAAGAGGTCGTCGCGCCCGTCGCGGAAATGCTCGGGGCGACCCGGAGCGTGGCGACGCGGATGCAGATCGTCGACGGCCGCTACTCCGGCGAAGTCGACTTCTATTGCTACGGCGCCAACAAAGCCGTCGCCGCGAAGCAGCTCGCCGCGACCCACGGCTACGACCTCGCCGAGTGTTTCGCCTACACCGATTCGAGCACCGACATCCCGCTCCTCGAGGTCGTCGGGCACCCGCACGCGGTCAACCCGGACAAGCTGCTGCGGCGGGAGGCGCTCGACCGCGGCTGGCCGATCCTGGCGTTCGACCGGCCCATGTCGCTGCGCAGCCGGATCCCGACCCGGTCGGCCGGCATGGTGGCCCTCGGCGTCGGGGCGATGGCCGCCGGGGCGACCTGGTACGGCCTCAGCCGGCGCCGCCGGACCCGGTAACGGCGGCCGGGCCACCCATACGGCCGTACAGCGTCCGCTTTGCTTGGCCCAGCCCCGAATTGTCCGTCGCTGAGGGTGCTCGTGTCACCCGATCCAGCCTCTGTACCGGTGCACCCATCCGCGCACTTGAAGTGACCGGGCTCACGGCGTAGAAAGAAGGTGCGGACGTTCGGTCGGCCAGGGAACAGGTAGAAGAGAAGCCTGTTCCACCCCGGCGAATCTCCGTGCGCGGACTCCGGGAACCCACGCGCAGCGCGCCGCGGGAGGCTCGTCGTCTAGGGACTGCGTAGTGGGACGCCACACGCCGAGTCCATGTAGGTACGACCAGAGTTGCACGCTTGGTCGCCCGAGATGTTCGCGCTTTGCAGGCGGCGCCCGTTGGCCTTCGGCCACGGGCGCCGCCTCGTCATATGGGTAGCCCGAGCGCGCGGTATCGGCCACTCGGAGGAGCCGTCGACGCGCGCCCCTGGCGCACAGGAGCCGAGCCGCCGGCGACGGAACGACGCCGTGCGAGGCGAGGCTGGGCCGTTCGGGTCACCCCTCCCACCAGTCCGTTCGGGTGAGCCGCATCTTGCGAACGGCGAATTTCCTACCGATCCGGGTACGAACTCGACCGTTGCTGCGGTCGGTCGATGGACATCGAAGGATTCGGTGAGTAGCTTCCCGATATTGGCGCCTCTGAGTGGACTTCTCACGTCACACCGGGCGCCCGCAACTTTCTGGGAGGCTGGTCGTGACGACCCGAAATCGGAGGTTCCATGCGTTCGCGCTGCCCGTCGCGGGGCTGCTCGCCCTCACCGGTGTGGGTGTCGCGACCGCGGCCAGCGCACCGGCGGTGAGCGCGGACGCGCAGGCCGACGCCGCGGCGACGCAGGCGCTTCGGGGGCTGACGCTCGAGCAGAAGGTCGGGCAGCTGTTCGTCACCTGGGTAAACGGCAAGTCCGCGGACGAGGTCAACCCGAAGAACCAGACCGACTTCGGCGTCGACACCCCGGCGCAGGTGGTCCAGAAGTACCACCTGGGCGGCGTCATCTACTTCAACAACGACAGCCGCGACAACTTCGACGACCCCGTCCAGGTCGCGAAGCTGTCCAACGGCCTCCAGAAGGCCGCCGTCTCGAGCGGGGCGCACATCCCGCTGCAGGTCGGCGCCGACCAGGAGGGTGGCACGGTCACCCGGATGGGCGCGCCCGCCACGGAGTTCCCGAACTCGATGGCCGTCTCGGCCGGGCGTGACACCGGC
This genomic window contains:
- a CDS encoding HAD family phosphatase; amino-acid sequence: MAEPISAPTRIRKPGPEHAVAAFFDLDKTIIASSSALAFSKPLLKEGLINRRAALRSAYAQLVFSLAGADENKTERMRAEVSALCTGWDVAQVSAIVRETLHDVVDPLVYAEATELIAQHREDGHDVIVLSATGEEVVAPVAEMLGATRSVATRMQIVDGRYSGEVDFYCYGANKAVAAKQLAATHGYDLAECFAYTDSSTDIPLLEVVGHPHAVNPDKLLRREALDRGWPILAFDRPMSLRSRIPTRSAGMVALGVGAMAAGATWYGLSRRRRTR
- the ssd gene encoding septum site-determining protein Ssd, whose protein sequence is MAGERPLVVATDETVLDEILRVAAVAGCELDRAPDLTAAGGQWARAPLVVLDEETALRPPSLPRRGGILLVCKGTPEPRTWEHAFRVGVERVISLPEEETELAGAFADVVETPAEQAGLVLGVVGGRGGAGASVFAATLALAADRDPGGALLVDCDPLGGGLDLLLGLEKTPGPRWSEVRLSGRVSVPALAAALPQRRHRGGSLPVLACGREGEGPGVESLSAVLTAGRRAGRTVVCDLPRTLGDAALEAVTVADLVVLVVPVEFRACMAAKQVLRGLSELTARLGVVACGRSRSGVSPAQTAGLLGPPLLASMPLERGLPAAVERGEFPAKQTGPLSTAAADVLSVARREARAATR
- a CDS encoding TadA family conjugal transfer-associated ATPase: MTTDFVDRVRNRLAGDRRQADPVAVATAVRAEAGGALGHDAVLDAVRQARDEFVGAGPLAPLLDDPATTDVLVTGPDEVWTDGPHGLTRTGIRFEGEESVRRLAQRLALAAGRRLDDAQPYVDGWLPGSGPHGRIRVHAVLPPVAANGTCLSLRVLRPATHDLAALQELGAFDASGAKLLEHVVARRMAFLVTGGTGAGKTTLLAALLGAVDPGERIVCVEDAGELQPAHPQFVGLVARPANVEGAGAVGLPELVRQALRMRPDRLVVGEVRGAEVGALLTALNTGHDGGACTLHANSPAEVPARIEALAALGGLGRDAVHSQLVAAVRVVLHMRREPGGRRRLAEVGVLRGEHGRARVVPVWRAGRWTVDRHLFVTTGSLTC